The nucleotide sequence TCGCCTTCAGCGAGACGACCACGATGACCGACGACGATCACTTCACGTTCGAGCTGCGCGGGCCCGGTCCCGACGGCAAGCAGTTCAAGATGATGGAGATCGTCTACACCCGGCAATGAGGGTTACCGCGCCCCCCAGCCGAGTTTCTCCCGCAGGATGGTGAAGTGGTCGAGCTCGGGGTTGCGGAGGATCAGGGTCCGGCGCTGCGAGCGCTGGATCCAGACCTCCTGACCCAGCTCGAGCGGCCGCCCCACCGCGCCGTCGAGGGTCACGAACATCTCGCTCGGGCTTCCCAGCCTGACCTTGACGACGCTGGAGGGAGGCAGCACGAGCGGCCTCTGCGTGAGCGCGTGCGGGCAGATCGGCGTGAGCAGGACAGCATCGAGTGACGGTACGACGATGGGGCCGTCGGCCGATAGCGAGTAGGCCGTGGATCCGGTGGGTGTCGCCACGATCAGGCCGTCGGCCTCGTACGTGGTCGCCGGGCGCGAGTCGATTGTCACCTCCAGCGCGGCGAGGCGGCTGAGGGCGTTCTTCGAGACCACCGCGTCGTTGAGCACGGTGCCCGCGAGCAGGACCTTGTCACCCTGGCGCACCTCCACGTCCAGCATGAGCCGCCGGGAGACGGGCAGCTCTCCGTGCAACGCCTTCTCCAGCAGCGGCAACGCCCTCTCGCGCGGCACCTCGGTGAGGAAGCCGAGGGCGCCCATGTTGACGCCAAGGATCGGGACCTCGCAGTGATCGCAGAGGCCGGCGGCATGGATGAGCGTTCCATCGCCGCCGAGCACCACCAATAGATCCGCGCGCCTGGCGATCTCCTTTCCAGGTGCCGACGGCGCGCCGGGCACGCCCGCTTCCTCTTCGACGAGAGCGGTATGTCCCCGGGCGGCGAGCCAGGCGACCATCTGGCGCGCCAGCTCGGCGGCCGCTTCCCTGGCCAGGCGCGGGATCAGTCCAACGGTTGCCACCACGCGACTCTACCGCATCGCGGCGTTACACTCGCACGAATGCCCGCCCGCACTGGCCAGACGAATGATCTCTTCCGCGCTGCGGCGGCGAAGGACCCCTCCCTCGTCCCCCTGGCGGAGCGGATGCGTCCCCGCACCGTCGACGAGATCGTGGGCCAGGACCACATCCTGGGTCCGAACACCCTGCTGCGCGAAGCCATCGAGACTGATCAGGTCCCGTCGCTGATCTTCTGGGGGCCGCCGGGGACGGGGAAGACCACCTTGGCGCGCGTGATCGCGGCAGCGACGCGGGCGGAGCTCGTGGCGCTCTCCGCCGTCGACAGCGGCATCAAGGACATCCGCGAGGCGGTGGCCCAGGCGCAGCGGAGGCTCGCCGAGAACCGGCAGCGCACCCTGCTCTTCATCGACGAGATCCATCGATTCAACAAGGCGCAACAAGACGTGCTCCTGCCGCACGTCGAGCGCGGCACCGTGACGCTGATCGGCGCCACCACCGAGAATCCCAGCTTCGAGGTCAACTCCGCGCTGCTTTCGCGCTGCCGCGTCTTCGCGCTGCGCCCGCTGGAAGAGGCCGACCTCGCGCTCCTCATCGAACGCGCCCTCGCGGACAAGGACAGGGGCCTCAAGGCCGCTTTCGTGGCGCGGCCGGAGTTCCTCGATC is from Deltaproteobacteria bacterium and encodes:
- a CDS encoding NAD(+)/NADH kinase, yielding MATVGLIPRLAREAAAELARQMVAWLAARGHTALVEEEAGVPGAPSAPGKEIARRADLLVVLGGDGTLIHAAGLCDHCEVPILGVNMGALGFLTEVPRERALPLLEKALHGELPVSRRLMLDVEVRQGDKVLLAGTVLNDAVVSKNALSRLAALEVTIDSRPATTYEADGLIVATPTGSTAYSLSADGPIVVPSLDAVLLTPICPHALTQRPLVLPPSSVVKVRLGSPSEMFVTLDGAVGRPLELGQEVWIQRSQRRTLILRNPELDHFTILREKLGWGAR